In Sander vitreus isolate 19-12246 chromosome 8, sanVit1, whole genome shotgun sequence, the genomic window ATAGAGTTTTATGCCTTGGGTTTGGCAGGTGCTCCCTTCTTTCCAGGCTTCTTCTTGGGCTTCAGCATCTGATCTATGGAGAGAACAAAAAAGATTTCAAAGTCCCAAACAATTAAAGTCTACAAGTTTTTCTTCCAACTTGGATTGTTTAGGTTCTTACCACAGGGTCATGCTTGAGGATGGCAAGACGTCTTGCAGTCTTGGCGTAAGGGTTCAGTTTAAGCATTATCCTCAAGTTCTTCAGAGGATTCTTCTTCAGTACTCTGCGGTTGATGGTCTTGCTGTAATGACAATATAACCCAGTCTTAATCACATGAATTTCTGTTAAATTACAAATCAGTAATAACTTTGAGTCACTCAGGACTTCCATATAATCAGGGTTCAGAAACACGGACCTGAAGTGGGAACATCATCATAGTAGACGagctaaaatacatttcaaGAACTTGAAATGAGCAGTGCTTACGTAGGTGTACGAAGTGCTTTCTGGATCTCCTCACTCTTCAGAATCCTGCTCAGGTCTGTGTTGGTCATCTTGTGCATGGGCAGGCTGGAATGAATAAGGCATTACAAATTTAATCCCCAGTGTTGGAAATATGAAAATGGTAAACTGACTAGTCTTTAAATGCTCAAACTCAGAACTTCTTTTAATATCACAAAGTTTCAAAAACACGGACCATGAAGTGGAAGCTCATCACTGATGTGATCAACAGTTTTAACTTGCGCTACAGTGCGATTCCTCAATTACTCACTTGTAGCCGATCTTCAGAGAAGCAGGTTTACGCCAGGTGCCGTACAGCTCG contains:
- the LOC144521673 gene encoding large ribosomal subunit protein uL4-like; this translates as MGGPFIYNQDAGVTKAFRNIPGITLQNVNKLNLLRLAPGGHVGRFCIWTESAFRKLDELYGTWRKPASLKIGYNLPMHKMTNTDLSRILKSEEIQKALRTPTKTINRRVLKKNPLKNLRIMLKLNPYAKTARRLAILKHDPVVRT